From Mytilus edulis chromosome 9, xbMytEdul2.2, whole genome shotgun sequence, the proteins below share one genomic window:
- the LOC139489409 gene encoding uncharacterized protein: MTLIISGIEQNPGPVQNGCGICRKLVKRNDKAIQCDECDLWIHTRCTSVDNTTYTKLQNTNDQWFCQNCVAPCGICSGNIHNCDPAIECDRCKTWIHNSCAIVPNNEYKNIQATNCTWICPLCDETNLSTSYSSTSSGIEINNIFDTLRNNKETHTCSRHIYTSKITMVSININGLRGKKLELQAYLQTENPDIVALQETKINNSIATNELIPDTLGYDIYRNDRTGNGGGTMLLVKTHLDSAPVKILENGSESIWSKIVLQGKQHYIGSWYRPPDAPLDQVQLLKDQMDKIKKLGKANKQPCIHILADFNYRKINWRTKLNKDTNTCLNGSDGQALIDILNEASAEQLILFPTRESNTLDLLITTLPGQFTDIHSPDRLSDHDIVMGTLRCTIPRKIRPERTSYQYSKGNYNQMRDDSRDFTRDKYFNGHQNNRNVEENWIMIKEFILGTTKINVPTKILKGKQSIPWINKNIKTMIKRKNRTHANYKRNNSMRIKRKWQELRRNINKEIELAHNNYVNNLIGDIKQDSKPFWKYINNQKADKQGIPPLKTHDNKTADTDQQKAEALNTQFTSVYTETKYESVPYQTPPVDKMINIIVTTKGVEKNTKKY; the protein is encoded by the coding sequence ATGACACTGATAATATCAGGAATTGAACAAAACCCAGGCCCTGTTCAAAACGGCTGCGGAATATGTCGTAAATTAGTCAAAAGAAATGACAAAGCAATACAATGTGACGAATGTGATTTATGGATACATACACGTTGTACATCGGTTGACAACACAACGTACACTAAATTACAGAACACAAATGATCAATGGTTCTGCCAAAACTGCGTTGCACCATGCGGAATTTGCTCTGGCAACATACATAACTGTGACCCAGCAATCGAATGTGACCGATGTAAAACATGGATTCATAACTCCTGTGCAATAGTGCcaaataatgaatataaaaacatacaagcAACAAATTGTACATGGATTTGTCCATTATGCGATGAAACAAACTTATCAACATCATACTCAAGTACTTCATCAGGCATAGAAATCAACAATATATTTGATACACTCAGAAACAACAAAGAGACACACACATGTAGTAGACACATTTATACCAGTAAGATCACAATGGTTTCCATCAACATCAATGGTTTAAGAGGAAAAAAACTTGAACTGCAAGCATATTTACAAACGGAAAACCCAGACATAGTAGCActgcaagagaccaaaatcaATAACAGCATTGCAACCAATGAATTAATTCCAGACACATTGGGCTATGATATATACCGCAACGACAGAACAGGCAATGGGGGAGGCACAATGTTACTCGTCAAAACACACCTTGACTCAGCACCTGTGAAGATCCTCGAAAATGGATCAGAATCTATTTGGAGCAAAATAGTATTGCAAGGAAAACAGCATTACATAGGAAGCTGGTATAGACCACCTGATGCCCCTTTGGATCAAGTACAACTTCTTAAGGACCAAATGGATAAAATCAAGAAACTAGgaaaagcaaacaaacaaccatgCATTCACATCTTGGCTGATTTTAACTACCGTAAAATAAATTGGCGGACAAAGCTAAATAAAGATACCAACACATGCCTTAATGGTAGTGACGGCCAAGCATTGATAGACATACTAAATGAAGCTAGTGCTGAACAACTCATCCTATTTCCAACCAGGGAAAGTAATACACTAGACCTTTTAATAACAACATTACCAGGGCAGTTCACAGACATCCACTCACCTGATCGGTTGAGCGACCACGACATTGTCATGGGTACTCTGCGATGCACAATACCAAGAAAAATAAGACCAGAAAGGACCTCCTACCAATACTCGAAAGGAAATTACAATCAGATGAGAGATGACTCAAGGGACTTTACCAGAGACAAATACTTCAACGGCCATCAAAATAACAGAAATGTGGAAGAAAACTGGATCATGATAAAAGAATTCATACTAGGAACCACCAAAATAAATGTACCAACTAAAATATTAAAAGGAAAACAGTCAATACCATggataaataaaaacatcaagACCATGATAAAACGAAAGAACAGAACACATGCCAACTATAAAAGAAACAACAGCATGAGAATAAAACGAAAATGGCAAGAATTAAGACGCAATATTAACAAGGAAATTGAATTAGCCCACAACAACTATGTCAACAACTTAATAGGCGATATAAAACAAGACTCTAAACCCTTTTGGAAATATATCAACAACCAGAaagcagacaaacagggaataccaccacttaAGACTCATGATAATAAGACCGCCGATACAGACCAACAAAAAGCTGAGGCATTGAACACTCAGTTTACAAGTGTATATACAGAGACAAAATATGAATCTGTTCCATACCAAACTCCTCCTGTAGACAAAATGATAAACATCATAGTAACAACAAAGGGTgtagaaaaaaatactaaaaaatattaa
- the LOC139489464 gene encoding proliferating cell nuclear antigen-like: MFEARLVQGSLLKKVLEAVKDLLSEAIFDCSSTGIALQAMDSSHVSLVSLNIRSDGFETYRCDRNLSMGMNLATMSKILKCAGNDDVITMKASDNADTVTFMFESQNNEKVSDYEMKLLDIDAEQLGIPDTEYSSVVKLPSGEFQRICRDLSQFGDSVVICCTKEGVKFSTSGDTGSGNIKLAQNSSSDKEEEAVIIEMNQAVSLTFALRYLNYFAKATPLSPQVCLSMSQDVPLVVEYKIADMGFLKYYLAPKIEEQDEN, translated from the exons ATGTTTGAAGCAAGATTAGTACAAGGTTCTTTGTTGAAGAAGGTTTTAGAAGCCGTGAAAGACTTGCTTAGTGAAGCCATTTTTGACTGTAGTAGTACGGGAATAGCATTACAAGCTATGGACAGTTCTCATGTCAGTTTAGTATCTTTAAATATCAGAAGTGATGGATTTGAAACCTACAGATGCGACAGAAATTTATCAATGGGAATGAATCTGGCAAC CATGTCAAAAATACTTAAATGTGCAGGCAATGATGATGTGATTACTATGAAGGCCAGCGACAATGCAGATACTGTCACATTTATGTTTGAATCTCAAA ataatgaaaaagtTTCTGATTATGAAATGAAACTGTTGGACATTGATGCTGAACAGTTAGGAATTCCA GACACAGAATACAGCAGTGTTGTTAAACTGCCATCGGGAGAATTCCAGAGAATATGTAGAGATTTGAGTCAGTTTGGAGACTCGGTTGTGATATGCTGTACTAAAGAAGGTGTTAAATTTTCAACAAGTGGAGACACTGGATCAG GGAACATAAAATTGGCACAGAACTCTAGCTCAGACAAAGAAGAGGAAGCAGTCATCATTGAAATGAATCAAGCAGTCTCTCTAACCTTTGCATTGCGTTATTTGAATTACTTTGCCAAGGCAACTCCATTATCACCACAAGTCTGTTTGTCAATGTCCCAGGATGTCCCATTAG TTGTCGAGTACAAGATAGCAGACATGGGCTTTCTCAAATATTACCTGGCACCAAAAATTGAAGAACAGGATGAAAATTAG
- the LOC139489463 gene encoding calcium uptake protein 1, mitochondrial-like isoform X4 translates to MYRSTGITVKGLVNLTQRKTINVVFNTKTSSFRFIHPYLNNNNHLTWRIQPSCCVHSEAVRPEKAEKPAGYSDFGHKKTRSWSKLKWFTHIMCAGSMCFVLFGGPTILEEWLKVEASSKEVDKGDSDEVEEGKRKKTQKIGFRDRRVIEYENRIRAYSTPDKIFRYFATLKVHHNGASDVYMTPEDFVRSITPGMKQPEGLGLDQFMKYDPQRGKHVDTELGEDSIFHRLGESGLISFSDYIFLLTVLSTPQRNFQIAFKMFDLNGDGDVDRGEFDKVQEIVRAQTTMGSRHRDHAVTGSVMKDYSSALMTYFFGKNGEKKLTVKEFLDFQAEVSKEVLRIEFARYDPRYEKDGSISEKDFASILLTYAGYPDSKKSRMVKRVKKKFKDDPKGVTFEEYVSFWKFLKSVNDVDTALSFYHLAGVSIDQETLVHVAKTVAHVDLSEHLVDLVFTLFDENNDGQLSNKEFISVMKQRVMRGLEKPKDTGFTKLISAAWKCAKSQTSAFLE, encoded by the exons ATGTACAGATCGACAGGAATAACTGTGAAAGGCTTGGTGAATTTAACCCAAAGAAAAACTATCAATGTTGTATTCAATACAAAGACTTCATCCTTTAGATTTATTCACCCGTACCTAAATAATAACAATCATTTGACATGGAGGATTCAGCCTTCCTGCTGTGTACACTCTGAGGCTGTAAGACCGGAGAAAGCTGAAAAACCAGCTGGTTATTCTGACTTTGGTCATAAAAAAACAAGGTCATGGTCAAAATTAAAGTGGTTCACCCATATAATGTGTGCAGGATCAATGTGTTTTGTGTTATTTGGAGG ACCAACTATTTTAGAAGAATGGTTGAAAGTTGAAGCCTCATCAAAAGAAGTTGATAAAGGTGATTCTGATGAAGTAGAGGAAGGCAAACGCAAGAAGACACAGAAAATTGGTTTTAGAGATAGAAGG GTTATTGAATATGAAAATCGTATCCGGGCATACTCTACTCCAGACAAAATTTTTCGTTACTTTGCTACACTGAAGGTACATCATAATGGAGCATCAGATGTATATATGACACCAGAAGACTTTGTTAGATCTATTACTCCAGGAATGAAACAACCAGAAG gtTTAGGCTTAGATCAGTTTATGAAGTATGATCCACag CGTGGAAAGCATGTGGATACAGAGTTGGGAGAAGATAGCATTTTTCACAGGTTGGGAGAAAGTGGACTTATTTCTTTTTCTGACTACATTTTCCTTCTAACAGTGTTGTCAA CTCCCCAAAGAAATTTTCAGAttgcttttaaaatgtttgatttgAATGGAGATGGTGATGTTGATAGAGGAGAGTTTGACAAG gtCCAAGAGATAGTACGAGCACAGACCACGATGGGAAGTCGACACAGGGATCATGCTGTAACAGGCAGTGTTATGAAGGATTACAGCTCAGCATTAATGACCTACTTCTTTGGAAAAAATGGAGAGAAGAAATTAACAGTCAAAGAGTTCTTAGATTTTCAAGCAGAAGTTTCCAAAGAAGTTCTAAGAATTGAG TTTGCAAGATATGATCCCAGATATGAGAAAGATGGTTCTATATCAGAGAAAGATTTTGCCTCTATACTTCTTACCTACGCAGGATATCCAGACAGCAAAAAATCCAGGATGGTGAAAAGGGTTAAAAAGAAGTTCAAGGACGATCCAAAG GGAGTTACCTTTGAGGAGTATGTGAGTTTTTGGAAGTTCCTTAAGAGTGTAAATGATGTTGATACAGCTTTAAGTTTTTATCATCTAGCAGGTGTATCAATTGATCAAg aAACCTTGGTACATGTAGCTAAAACAGTGGCCCATGTTGACTTATCAGAACATTTAGTAGACCTTGTATTTACACTATTTGATGAAAATA
- the LOC139489463 gene encoding calcium uptake protein 1, mitochondrial-like isoform X3, with protein MYRSTGITVKGLVNLTQRKTINVVFNTKTSSFRFIHPYLNNNNHLTWRIQPSCCVHSEAVRPEKAEKPAGYSDFGHKKTRSWSKLKWFTHIMCAGSMCFVLFGGPTILEEWLKVEASSKEVDKGDSDEVEEGKRKKTQKIGFRDRRVIEYENRIRAYSTPDKIFRYFATLKVHHNGASDVYMTPEDFVRSITPGMKQPEGLGLDQFMKYDPQMSKMKKRGKHVDTELGEDSIFHRLGESGLISFSDYIFLLTVLSTPQRNFQIAFKMFDLNGDGDVDRGEFDKVQEIVRAQTTMGSRHRDHAVTGSVMKDYSSALMTYFFGKNGEKKLTVKEFLDFQAEVSKEVLRIEFARYDPRYEKDGSISEKDFASILLTYAGYPDSKKSRMVKRVKKKFKDDPKGVTFEEYVSFWKFLKSVNDVDTALSFYHLAGVSIDQETLVHVAKTVAHVDLSEHLVDLVFTLFDENNDGQLSNKEFISVMKQRVMRGLEKPKDTGFTKLISAAWKCAKSQTSAFLE; from the exons ATGTACAGATCGACAGGAATAACTGTGAAAGGCTTGGTGAATTTAACCCAAAGAAAAACTATCAATGTTGTATTCAATACAAAGACTTCATCCTTTAGATTTATTCACCCGTACCTAAATAATAACAATCATTTGACATGGAGGATTCAGCCTTCCTGCTGTGTACACTCTGAGGCTGTAAGACCGGAGAAAGCTGAAAAACCAGCTGGTTATTCTGACTTTGGTCATAAAAAAACAAGGTCATGGTCAAAATTAAAGTGGTTCACCCATATAATGTGTGCAGGATCAATGTGTTTTGTGTTATTTGGAGG ACCAACTATTTTAGAAGAATGGTTGAAAGTTGAAGCCTCATCAAAAGAAGTTGATAAAGGTGATTCTGATGAAGTAGAGGAAGGCAAACGCAAGAAGACACAGAAAATTGGTTTTAGAGATAGAAGG GTTATTGAATATGAAAATCGTATCCGGGCATACTCTACTCCAGACAAAATTTTTCGTTACTTTGCTACACTGAAGGTACATCATAATGGAGCATCAGATGTATATATGACACCAGAAGACTTTGTTAGATCTATTACTCCAGGAATGAAACAACCAGAAG gtTTAGGCTTAGATCAGTTTATGAAGTATGATCCACag ATGAGCAAAATGAAAAAG CGTGGAAAGCATGTGGATACAGAGTTGGGAGAAGATAGCATTTTTCACAGGTTGGGAGAAAGTGGACTTATTTCTTTTTCTGACTACATTTTCCTTCTAACAGTGTTGTCAA CTCCCCAAAGAAATTTTCAGAttgcttttaaaatgtttgatttgAATGGAGATGGTGATGTTGATAGAGGAGAGTTTGACAAG gtCCAAGAGATAGTACGAGCACAGACCACGATGGGAAGTCGACACAGGGATCATGCTGTAACAGGCAGTGTTATGAAGGATTACAGCTCAGCATTAATGACCTACTTCTTTGGAAAAAATGGAGAGAAGAAATTAACAGTCAAAGAGTTCTTAGATTTTCAAGCAGAAGTTTCCAAAGAAGTTCTAAGAATTGAG TTTGCAAGATATGATCCCAGATATGAGAAAGATGGTTCTATATCAGAGAAAGATTTTGCCTCTATACTTCTTACCTACGCAGGATATCCAGACAGCAAAAAATCCAGGATGGTGAAAAGGGTTAAAAAGAAGTTCAAGGACGATCCAAAG GGAGTTACCTTTGAGGAGTATGTGAGTTTTTGGAAGTTCCTTAAGAGTGTAAATGATGTTGATACAGCTTTAAGTTTTTATCATCTAGCAGGTGTATCAATTGATCAAg aAACCTTGGTACATGTAGCTAAAACAGTGGCCCATGTTGACTTATCAGAACATTTAGTAGACCTTGTATTTACACTATTTGATGAAAATA
- the LOC139489463 gene encoding calcium uptake protein 1, mitochondrial-like isoform X1 → MYRSTGITVKGLVNLTQRKTINVVFNTKTSSFRFIHPYLNNNNHLTWRIQPSCCVHSEAVRPEKAEKPAGYSDFGHKKTRSWSKLKWFTHIMCAGSMCFVLFGGPTILEEWLKVEASSKEVDKGDSDEVEEGKRKKTQKIGFRDRRVIEYENRIRAYSTPDKIFRYFATLKVHHNGASDVYMTPEDFVRSITPGMKQPEGLGLDQFMKYDPQKDDFRKLMSKMKKRGKHVDTELGEDSIFHRLGESGLISFSDYIFLLTVLSTPQRNFQIAFKMFDLNGDGDVDRGEFDKVQEIVRAQTTMGSRHRDHAVTGSVMKDYSSALMTYFFGKNGEKKLTVKEFLDFQAEVSKEVLRIEFARYDPRYEKDGSISEKDFASILLTYAGYPDSKKSRMVKRVKKKFKDDPKGVTFEEYVSFWKFLKSVNDVDTALSFYHLAGVSIDQETLVHVAKTVAHVDLSEHLVDLVFTLFDENNDGQLSNKEFISVMKQRVMRGLEKPKDTGFTKLISAAWKCAKSQTSAFLE, encoded by the exons ATGTACAGATCGACAGGAATAACTGTGAAAGGCTTGGTGAATTTAACCCAAAGAAAAACTATCAATGTTGTATTCAATACAAAGACTTCATCCTTTAGATTTATTCACCCGTACCTAAATAATAACAATCATTTGACATGGAGGATTCAGCCTTCCTGCTGTGTACACTCTGAGGCTGTAAGACCGGAGAAAGCTGAAAAACCAGCTGGTTATTCTGACTTTGGTCATAAAAAAACAAGGTCATGGTCAAAATTAAAGTGGTTCACCCATATAATGTGTGCAGGATCAATGTGTTTTGTGTTATTTGGAGG ACCAACTATTTTAGAAGAATGGTTGAAAGTTGAAGCCTCATCAAAAGAAGTTGATAAAGGTGATTCTGATGAAGTAGAGGAAGGCAAACGCAAGAAGACACAGAAAATTGGTTTTAGAGATAGAAGG GTTATTGAATATGAAAATCGTATCCGGGCATACTCTACTCCAGACAAAATTTTTCGTTACTTTGCTACACTGAAGGTACATCATAATGGAGCATCAGATGTATATATGACACCAGAAGACTTTGTTAGATCTATTACTCCAGGAATGAAACAACCAGAAG gtTTAGGCTTAGATCAGTTTATGAAGTATGATCCACag AAGGATGATTTCAGAAAGTTG ATGAGCAAAATGAAAAAG CGTGGAAAGCATGTGGATACAGAGTTGGGAGAAGATAGCATTTTTCACAGGTTGGGAGAAAGTGGACTTATTTCTTTTTCTGACTACATTTTCCTTCTAACAGTGTTGTCAA CTCCCCAAAGAAATTTTCAGAttgcttttaaaatgtttgatttgAATGGAGATGGTGATGTTGATAGAGGAGAGTTTGACAAG gtCCAAGAGATAGTACGAGCACAGACCACGATGGGAAGTCGACACAGGGATCATGCTGTAACAGGCAGTGTTATGAAGGATTACAGCTCAGCATTAATGACCTACTTCTTTGGAAAAAATGGAGAGAAGAAATTAACAGTCAAAGAGTTCTTAGATTTTCAAGCAGAAGTTTCCAAAGAAGTTCTAAGAATTGAG TTTGCAAGATATGATCCCAGATATGAGAAAGATGGTTCTATATCAGAGAAAGATTTTGCCTCTATACTTCTTACCTACGCAGGATATCCAGACAGCAAAAAATCCAGGATGGTGAAAAGGGTTAAAAAGAAGTTCAAGGACGATCCAAAG GGAGTTACCTTTGAGGAGTATGTGAGTTTTTGGAAGTTCCTTAAGAGTGTAAATGATGTTGATACAGCTTTAAGTTTTTATCATCTAGCAGGTGTATCAATTGATCAAg aAACCTTGGTACATGTAGCTAAAACAGTGGCCCATGTTGACTTATCAGAACATTTAGTAGACCTTGTATTTACACTATTTGATGAAAATA
- the LOC139489463 gene encoding calcium uptake protein 1, mitochondrial-like isoform X2 yields the protein MYRSTGITVKGLVNLTQRKTINVVFNTKTSSFRFIHPYLNNNNHLTWRIQPSCCVHSEAVRPEKAEKPAGYSDFGHKKTRSWSKLKWFTHIMCAGSMCFVLFGGPTILEEWLKVEASSKEVDKGDSDEVEEGKRKKTQKIGFRDRRVIEYENRIRAYSTPDKIFRYFATLKVHHNGASDVYMTPEDFVRSITPGMKQPEGLGLDQFMKYDPQKDDFRKLRGKHVDTELGEDSIFHRLGESGLISFSDYIFLLTVLSTPQRNFQIAFKMFDLNGDGDVDRGEFDKVQEIVRAQTTMGSRHRDHAVTGSVMKDYSSALMTYFFGKNGEKKLTVKEFLDFQAEVSKEVLRIEFARYDPRYEKDGSISEKDFASILLTYAGYPDSKKSRMVKRVKKKFKDDPKGVTFEEYVSFWKFLKSVNDVDTALSFYHLAGVSIDQETLVHVAKTVAHVDLSEHLVDLVFTLFDENNDGQLSNKEFISVMKQRVMRGLEKPKDTGFTKLISAAWKCAKSQTSAFLE from the exons ATGTACAGATCGACAGGAATAACTGTGAAAGGCTTGGTGAATTTAACCCAAAGAAAAACTATCAATGTTGTATTCAATACAAAGACTTCATCCTTTAGATTTATTCACCCGTACCTAAATAATAACAATCATTTGACATGGAGGATTCAGCCTTCCTGCTGTGTACACTCTGAGGCTGTAAGACCGGAGAAAGCTGAAAAACCAGCTGGTTATTCTGACTTTGGTCATAAAAAAACAAGGTCATGGTCAAAATTAAAGTGGTTCACCCATATAATGTGTGCAGGATCAATGTGTTTTGTGTTATTTGGAGG ACCAACTATTTTAGAAGAATGGTTGAAAGTTGAAGCCTCATCAAAAGAAGTTGATAAAGGTGATTCTGATGAAGTAGAGGAAGGCAAACGCAAGAAGACACAGAAAATTGGTTTTAGAGATAGAAGG GTTATTGAATATGAAAATCGTATCCGGGCATACTCTACTCCAGACAAAATTTTTCGTTACTTTGCTACACTGAAGGTACATCATAATGGAGCATCAGATGTATATATGACACCAGAAGACTTTGTTAGATCTATTACTCCAGGAATGAAACAACCAGAAG gtTTAGGCTTAGATCAGTTTATGAAGTATGATCCACag AAGGATGATTTCAGAAAGTTG CGTGGAAAGCATGTGGATACAGAGTTGGGAGAAGATAGCATTTTTCACAGGTTGGGAGAAAGTGGACTTATTTCTTTTTCTGACTACATTTTCCTTCTAACAGTGTTGTCAA CTCCCCAAAGAAATTTTCAGAttgcttttaaaatgtttgatttgAATGGAGATGGTGATGTTGATAGAGGAGAGTTTGACAAG gtCCAAGAGATAGTACGAGCACAGACCACGATGGGAAGTCGACACAGGGATCATGCTGTAACAGGCAGTGTTATGAAGGATTACAGCTCAGCATTAATGACCTACTTCTTTGGAAAAAATGGAGAGAAGAAATTAACAGTCAAAGAGTTCTTAGATTTTCAAGCAGAAGTTTCCAAAGAAGTTCTAAGAATTGAG TTTGCAAGATATGATCCCAGATATGAGAAAGATGGTTCTATATCAGAGAAAGATTTTGCCTCTATACTTCTTACCTACGCAGGATATCCAGACAGCAAAAAATCCAGGATGGTGAAAAGGGTTAAAAAGAAGTTCAAGGACGATCCAAAG GGAGTTACCTTTGAGGAGTATGTGAGTTTTTGGAAGTTCCTTAAGAGTGTAAATGATGTTGATACAGCTTTAAGTTTTTATCATCTAGCAGGTGTATCAATTGATCAAg aAACCTTGGTACATGTAGCTAAAACAGTGGCCCATGTTGACTTATCAGAACATTTAGTAGACCTTGTATTTACACTATTTGATGAAAATA